GCCCGAGGGCGAGGACATCGCCGCCCTGCTGCGCGAGGCCAAGAGCGTCGTCAACGCCGCCGCCCCCGACGTGCTCGAGCAGCTTGACGCCGAGCGTCGCCGGGCCACCGGCTGGCGTCGGTTCATCCCCCGCCGCCGCTCCTGAGGCCAGCCGCCGTGTGACGTCGTTCACGTTGCGCTGAGCCCGGCGGCGATGGACCATCGGTGCATGTCGGACACCCAGACCGTGCCCATGGCCGAGCTGCTGCGGGAGCCCGCGGTCCGGGAGGACCCGTACCCGGCCTACGCCCGCCTGGCCGAACAGGGCCGGCTCGTGCCCACGACCTACGGCGGGATCGTCGTCACCCGCCACGCCGACGCCTTCGCCGTCCTGCGCGACGCCCGCCTCAGCAGCAACAACCGCCATCAAGCCGGCTACGACCAGGCGGTCGAGCTCGCCGGGCAGGTCGGCCTGAGCGACCTCGTGGAGCTGTCCGCCCGCCTGATGCTCTTCGCCGACCCGCCCGACCACACCAGGCTCCGACGCCTGGTCAGCACCGCCTTCACCCCCCGGGCGGTGGAGGCCATGCGCCCCCGCATCGCCGCCACCGTCGATCGTCTGCTCGACGACGTGGCCCCCGAGGGCGGGGCCGACCTGGTGGAGGCGCTGGCGTTCCCGTTGCCGGTGACGGTCATCAGCGAGATGCTGGGGGTGCCGGCGGCTGACCACCAGCTGCTGCGGGGGTGGACCTCCGCGTTGGTGACGGCGCTCGACCCCTCCGACGACATCGCCGCCATCTTCCCGGCGGCCGAGGGCATGCGCGCCATGCGCGCCTACTTCGACGACCTCGTCGTGCAACGCCGGCGGGCGCCGGGCGACGACCTGCTCAGCGCCCTGATCGCCGCGGAGGACGAGGGTGAGCGCCTCACCCACGACGAGCTGCTCGACACCACGATCCTCCTCTTCGCCGCCGGGCACGAGACCACCGTGAACCTCATCTCCGGCGGGATCCTCAACCTGCTGCGTCACCCCGGCGAGCTCGCCCGCCTGCAGGACGACCCGTCGCTCATCGGCTCGTGCGTCGAGGAGCTGCTCCGGTTCGGACCCCCCGTGCAGCTGACGGCCCGCACCGCCACCGAGGAGCTCGAGCTGGCCGGGTCGACGGTCGAGAAGGGTACCGAGCTGGTGGTGCTGCTCGCCGGCGCCAACCGCGACCCCGACGTGTTCGACCAGCCCGATCGCCTCGACATCACCCGGACCGACAACCGCCACCTGTCCTTCGGAGGCGGGATCCACCTGTGCCTGGGCGCGCCCCTCGCCCGGATCGAGGGACAGGAGGCGATCGGGGCGCTGGTCCGCCGCTTCCCCCACCTGGCACTCGCCGAGGACGAGGTCGAGTGGAAGGCGACCACCACGATCCGGGGCCCGGCGCGCTTGGCGCTCAGCTGGTGACGGTGCGGACGAGGCGCGCACCGGGTGGTCCGGCCCATGTGGGAGCGCGGGGCAACCGGCAGTAGCCTGCAACGACGGGGGCCGGTCTGGCCCCCACCGTCGCGAGAGAGGCCAGAACGCTGCGCACCTTCACCGCCGCTGCCGCCGCCCGGCTGGGTGGACCCGACTGGTTGCAGGCCCGACGGGCCGCCGCCGTCGAGCGGGCGGGCGCCGCCGAGCTGCCCACCACCGAGCAGGAGGAGTGGCGCTACAGCCGGATCGGCGAGCTCGACCTCGACGCCTGGCTCCCGGCCGTCGGGCTCGACCAGCAGCCGGCGGGGGTGCCCGACGACCTGCTGCCGGTGCTCGACGCCGTCGGCGAGCGCGCCGCGCTGGTGGTCGTCCGCAACGGCCACGTGACCCACGTCGAGGTCGACGACGCCTTGGCCGCCAAGGGCCTGGTGGTGGGTCGTCTCATCGAGCTCGACGCCGACGGCACCGCCCTCGGCCAGACCACCGGCGACGCCAGCGGCATGCTCGACCTGCTCAACGACGCGTTCTGCGCCGACCCAGTCCTCGTCCGGGTGCCGGACGGGATGGTCGTGCGTGCGCCCATCGTCATCGCCCAGTGGCTCGACGCCGACGGCGTGGCCACCTTCCCCCGCGTCGTGGTCCAGGCCGGTGCCGACACCGAGGTCTCGGTCTACGACCACCAGGGGTCGACTGACGTGGCCGCCCTCACCGTGCCCGTCGTCGAGCTCGACGCCGGCCCGGCGGCCCGCCTCCGCTACACCAACGCCCAGCGCCTCGGACCCCGGGTGTGGCAGCTCGGCCGGCAGTCCAGCAGGGCCGGACGCGACGCCACGCTGCGATCCACCGTTGTCTCCCTCGGCGGCGACTACGCCCGCCTCGCCATCGACTCGACCATGGACGGCAAGGGCTGCACCGGCGAGCTGATGGCGGTGTACTTCGGCGAAGGCAGCCAGATGCACGACTTCCGCACCATGCAGGACCACGTGGCGCCCGCCACCACCAGCAACCTCCTCTTCAAGGGGGCGGTGCAGGGCACCTCCCGGTCGGTCTACACCGGGTTGATCCACATCGGGAAGCAGGCGGCGGGGGTCAGGGCCTTCCAGACGAACCGCAACGTGAAGCTCTCCGAGGGGTCGTGGGCGGAGTCGGTGCCCAACCTCGAGATCGAGAACAACGACGTCCAGTGCTCCCACGCCTCGGCCGTCGGCCCGGTCGACGAGGAGCAGCGCTTCTACCTCGAGAGCCGCGGCGTGCCCCCCGAGCCGGCCGAGCGCCTCATCGTGCTCGGGTTCTTCGAGGAGGTCCTCGTCGGCATCCCCCTGCCCGGTGCGGTCGACCTGCTGCGCCAGGAGATCGCCGCCAAGCTCAGCCGCAGGGAGTTGGTGACCCATGGCGCGTGAGGAGATCGTGTGCCGCCTGACCGACCTGAAGGACGGCGTCGCCACCCGCTTCGAGATAGGCGACCGGGCCGTCGCCGTGGTCCGCCTCGGCGACGACGTCTACGCCATCGGCGACCGCTGCAGCCACGCCGACGTCTCGCTGAGCGAGGGCGAGATCGATCCCGACACCTGTCACATCGAGTGCTCGAAGCACGGCAGCTCGTTCGACCTGCGGACTGGGGAGCCCGACACCCTGCCGGCCACGAAGCCCGTGCCGGTCTACGACGTGGTCGTCGATGGTGACGACGTGAAGGTGGTGGTCAGCTGATGTCCGAGCTGGTGATCGAGGGCCTGCGTGCCAGCGTCGGCGGCATGGAGATCCTGCGCGGGGTCGACCTCACCGTGCGCAGCGGTGAGGTGCACGCGGTGATGGGCCCCAACGGCTCCGGTAAGTCCACCCTCTCCCACGTGGTGATGGGCCGCCCGGGCTACGAGGTGCTCGGCGGGTCGGTGAGCCTCGACGGCGTCGACCTGCTCGCCCTCGCCCCCTGGGAGCGAGCTGCGGCCGGGCTGTACCTCGCCATGCAGTACCCCACCGAGGTCCCCGGGGTTTCGGTCGAGGCCATGCTCACCGAGGCGCTCTCCGCCATGGGGCGGGGCGGGTCCGACGTCGCGGCGCGGATGCGGACCGAGGCCGAGCGCATCGGCTTCGACGAGCGCTTCCTGTCGCGCCCGGTCAACGTCGACCTCTCTGGTGGCGAGAAGAAGCGCAACGAGACCCTGCAGCTCGGGGTGCTCGAGCCCAAGATCGCCATCCTCGACGAGATCGACTCCGGCCTCGACGTCGACGCCCTGCGCATGGTGAGCCAGGTCGTGGAGGTCCACACCAAGGAGCGGGGGCTCGGCGTCCTCGCCATCACCCACTACCGCCGCCTGCTCACCGAGCTGCGGGCCGACCGGGTCCACGTGCTGTCGCAGGGTCGCATCGTCGCCAGCGGCGGCCCGGAGCTGGCCGACGAGCTCGAGGAGAGCGGCTACGCCGGGTTCGTCGAGGAGGAGGGGGTCGCCACCGAGACCACCCCCTTCGCCCCGGCGGCGCCCCGCCCCGACGAGGATCCCTTCGCCGACCCTCTGGCCTGACCGGGGCCGTCAGCTGCTGGCGGCGGCGACCTCGTCGAGCGCCTGGGAGAGGGTGTTCCAGGAGAGGGTGGCGCACTTGATGCGCACGGGGAACTTGACCACGCCTTGGAGCGCCTCGAGGTCGCCGAGGGTGACCTCGGGGTCGGGCGTGGGGGCATCGGTGCCCGTGCCGTCGCCGTCGTCGCCGTCGAGGCTGTGCTCGTGGATCGACATCAGGGCCTTGAACGCCCGGGTCACCGCGCGGGCTTCCTCGACGGTGCGTCCCTTCACCGCCGAGCTCATCATGGACGCCGACGACTGGCTGATGGAGCAGCCCTGGCCGCCGATCTTGAGGTCGCTGATCCGGCCCTCGGGGTCGACCTCGAGGTACACGACGATCTCGTCGCCGCAGAGCGGGTTGAAGCCCTCGCTGCGGTGCGCGGGTGGTGTGGGCAGCTCGCCCCGGTTCCGGGGGTTGCGGTAGTGGTCGAGGATGATCTCGCGATAGAGGTCTTCGAGGCCGGGCATGGTTCTCAGCTCTCCTACAGGCAGAACAGGTCGGAGCACGCGTCGAGGGCGTCGGCGAGGGCGTCGACGTCGTCGGTGTTGTTGTACACGTAGAACGAGGCCCGGGCGGTGGCACCCACGCCGAGGCGTCGCATCAGGGGCTTGGCGCAGTGGTGCCCGGCCCGCACGCAGACCCCGCTCTGGTCGAGCACCTGCGAGATGTCGTGGGGGTGGATGTCGGCGAAGGCGAAGGACAGGACCCCGCCGCGCTCGTTGGCGTCGAGCGGGCCGTGGACCGTGAACCGTTCGCCGAAGCGCTCGGTGAGGGTGCGGATGGCGTAGCCGGTGACGTCGACCTCGTGGGCCCGCACGGCGTCGAGGCCGTAGCGCTCGAGCTCGTCGAGGGCGACGCCGAGGCCGATGGCCTCGGCGATGGGCGGGGTGCCGGCCTCGAACTTCCAGGGCAGCTCGTTGGGCGTGAACCCGTCGAGGCGGACGTCGCTGATCATGTCGCCACCACCGAGGAAGGGTGGCATGGCGTCGAGGAGCTCCTCGCGCCCCCACAGCACCCCGATGCCGGTGGGCCCGAGCACCTTGTGGCCGGTGAAGGCGAAGAAGTCGGCACCGAGGGCGGCAACGTCGGTGCGGAGGTGGGGCACGTGCTGGGCGCCGTCGACGAGCACGAGGGCGCCGGCGTCGTGGGCCGCGTCGGCCAGCGAGCGGATGGGGTTGATCGTGCCGAGGACGTTGCTCATGGCGGTGACGCCGAGCATCTTCACGCCGTCGAGCTTGCGGTCGAGGTCACTCAGGTCGAGGTGGCCGTCGTCGGTGGTGCCGAGGTGGCGCAGCTCGAGGCCGAGCTCCTCAGCGAGCATGAGCCACGGCACCAACATGGCGTGGTGCTCCATCTCGGTGAGGAGGACGGCATCGCCTCGACGCAGGTTGGCTCGCCCCCAGGACTGCACCACCAAGTTGAGCGCCTCGGTGACGTTCTTGGCGAAGATGACCTCGCGGTCGCTGGCGGCGCCGATGAAGCGGGCGATGCGCCGGCGGGAACCCTCGTAGCGGGCAGTGGCCTCCTCGGCGATGGCGTAGACGCCCCGGTGCACGTTGGCGTGGGTGGTGCCGTAGTAGTCGTCCATGGCCTCGAGCACGGCGCGGGGCTTCTGGGACGAGGCAGCGGAGTCGAGGAAGACGAACGGCGCGCCGAGCCGAGCGTGGTGCTCGTAGATGGGGAAGTCGCGCCGGATGGCGGCGACGTCGAGCGTGGCCGGGGCGCTGAGCGCGGTGGAGGTGGTCACTGGCCCCGCCAGGCGTCGTAGCCCTGGGCCTCGAGCTTGTGGGCCAGCTCGGCCCCACCGCTCTCGACGATGCGGCCATCGATCAGGACGTGCACGACGTCGGGCTCGAGCTCCTCGAGGATGCGCTGGTAGTGGGTGATCAGGATGACGCCCATGCCGGGCCGGTCCGCCTTGACCTCGCGCACCCCGCGGGCGACCACCCGGAGGGCGTCGATGTCGAGTCCGGAGTCGGTCTCGTCGAGGATGGCGAGGTCGGGCTCGAGGATCGCCATCTGGAGGATCTCGTTGCGCTTCTTCTCCCCGCCGGAGAAGCCCTCGTTGAGGTAGCGGTCGGCGAACGACGGGTCCATGTCGAGGCGTCCCATCCACTCCATGACCGCCAGACGGGTCTCGAGCGCCGAGAGGTCGTCGATGCCCTTGCGGGCGGCGAGCGCCTGCTGGAGGAACGAGCGCACCGGGACGCCCGAGATCTCCTGGGGGTACTGGAAGGCGAGGAAGATGCCCGCCTTGGCCCGCACGTCGGTGTCCCACTCGGTGATGTCCTCGCCCTTGTAGCGAAGGCGGCCGCTGGTGACGGTGTAGTCGGGGTTCCCGAGCAGGGCGTTGGCCAGGGTGGACTTCCCCGAGCCGTTGGGGCCCATGAGCGCGTGGATCTCGCCGGGCTGCACCGTGAGGTCGACGCCTCGGAGCAGCTCGACCCGGCCGTCCCCGCTCTCGTCCGCCACGCTGACGTGGAGGTCGTCGATCACGAAGAGGGGCTCGGGCATGGCGTTGAGTGTAACCGCCACCTCGCGCATTATCCCTATGGCGGTAGTGCTAATGGGTCGGTCTTCCCCGGTCCGCGGCTGCGCTCGCGACCACGTAGGGTGCGGCGGTGCGCCGGGCACTCCTCCTCCTCGTGTCCATCGCCCTCGCGGCGGCCGGGTGCGGGCAGGCGGACGGCGGTGACGTCGCTGCCGGCGACGGCCGGGGGATGGCGTCGCTGTCGGCCAACCGCCCGGCCGGGCAGTTCGACGTCGAGCTCACCGGCGCCGCCGTGGTCGGCGGCCAGGGCCACCCGACGGGCTCGGGGGCGGCGGTCGTCACCCTGCAACCCACCCGGGGGGAGCTCTGCTACCGCATCGACGTCGACGGTGTCGACGAGGTCACCTCCGCCCACCTCTTCGAGGGCAAGGTGGGCGTCGTCGGTGGCGTGGTGCTGAACCTGCAGCCGCCGGCCGGCGGCTCGGTCGACCGGTGCGTCACCGCTCCGAGCGCCCTCCTGACCAAGGTGGCGGCCACGCCGGCCGCCTTCTCCCTCCACCTGCGCACCGTGGCGCATCCCGAGGGGGCACTGCGAGGGCACCTGCGAGTCGACTGAGCGCAGGCGAGGCCAGGACCGGGCCCCGGCAGCGAGGGCCCCGTAGAGTCCCGCCCATGAGCTCGCCCACCCTTGTCACCGAAGCCTCCGATGTCGCCTGGGACCTGACCGACCTCCTCGAGGGGGTCGACGGCCCGCCCGAGCAGGCCGTCGACGCCCTGCTCGACGACGCCGACCAGCGGGCCCAGGAGCTCGCCGCCCTCCGGGGACGGGTGGCCGAGCTCGACGGGCCCTCACTCGTGGCCCACATGACGGCGACGGCGGCGCTCCACGAGGTGGCTGGACGGGCCGCGTCCTACGCCTCGCTCCGCTACGCCGTCGACACCGCGGAGCCTGCCCTGGGGGCCCTGCAGCAGCGGGTCACCGAGCGGGTCAACGCCATCCAGACGGAGCTGCTGTTCTTCGACCTCGAGTGGGCGGCCCTGCCCGACGAGGCTGTCGCCGAGCTGCTCGACACCGAGGGCATCGAGGCCTTCCGTCACCACCTTGAGCGCGTGCGGGCCACCCGCCCGTACCTCCTGACCGAGCCCGAGGAGCGGGTGCTCTCGGAGAAGTCGGTCACGGGGTCGTCGGCGTGGTCACGCCTGTTCGAGGAGCTCACGTCGGCCATCGAGGTCGACCTCGACGGGCAGTCGGCCACCCTCGGCGAAGCGCTGTCCCGCCTCCTGTCGAACGACGGGGAGGTGCGGCGCCGGGCTGCCGAGGCCGTCACGGCCGCCCTCGCCCCGGGACTGCGCACGCGGGCGTTCATCTACAACACGCTGCTCCACGACAAGGCCGTCGACGACCGGCTCAGGGGGCTGCCGACGTGGGTCTCGAGCCGCAACATCGCCAACGAGGCCTCCGACGAGTCCGTCGAGGCCCTCGTGGCGGCGGTCCGGGGCCGCTACGACCTCCCGAAGCGGTGGTACGCCCTCAAGGCCCGGGTCCTCGGCGTCGAGCGCCTGGCCGATCACGACCGCATGGCCAGCCTCGCCACCGACGATGGCCACGTGGGCTGGGACGAGGCCCGCTCGATCGTGCTCGACAGCTACGCCTCGTTCTCCCCCGAGATGGCCGACGTTGCCCGGCGGTTCTTCGACGAGGGCTGGATCGACGCGCCGCCCCGCCGCGGCAAGCGGCCCGGGGCCTTCTGCTCCTACACCGTGCCGTCGGT
This sequence is a window from Acidimicrobiales bacterium. Protein-coding genes within it:
- a CDS encoding cytochrome P450, with protein sequence MSDTQTVPMAELLREPAVREDPYPAYARLAEQGRLVPTTYGGIVVTRHADAFAVLRDARLSSNNRHQAGYDQAVELAGQVGLSDLVELSARLMLFADPPDHTRLRRLVSTAFTPRAVEAMRPRIAATVDRLLDDVAPEGGADLVEALAFPLPVTVISEMLGVPAADHQLLRGWTSALVTALDPSDDIAAIFPAAEGMRAMRAYFDDLVVQRRRAPGDDLLSALIAAEDEGERLTHDELLDTTILLFAAGHETTVNLISGGILNLLRHPGELARLQDDPSLIGSCVEELLRFGPPVQLTARTATEELELAGSTVEKGTELVVLLAGANRDPDVFDQPDRLDITRTDNRHLSFGGGIHLCLGAPLARIEGQEAIGALVRRFPHLALAEDEVEWKATTTIRGPARLALSW
- a CDS encoding SufD family Fe-S cluster assembly protein, with the protein product MQARRAAAVERAGAAELPTTEQEEWRYSRIGELDLDAWLPAVGLDQQPAGVPDDLLPVLDAVGERAALVVVRNGHVTHVEVDDALAAKGLVVGRLIELDADGTALGQTTGDASGMLDLLNDAFCADPVLVRVPDGMVVRAPIVIAQWLDADGVATFPRVVVQAGADTEVSVYDHQGSTDVAALTVPVVELDAGPAARLRYTNAQRLGPRVWQLGRQSSRAGRDATLRSTVVSLGGDYARLAIDSTMDGKGCTGELMAVYFGEGSQMHDFRTMQDHVAPATTSNLLFKGAVQGTSRSVYTGLIHIGKQAAGVRAFQTNRNVKLSEGSWAESVPNLEIENNDVQCSHASAVGPVDEEQRFYLESRGVPPEPAERLIVLGFFEEVLVGIPLPGAVDLLRQEIAAKLSRRELVTHGA
- a CDS encoding non-heme iron oxygenase ferredoxin subunit, yielding MAREEIVCRLTDLKDGVATRFEIGDRAVAVVRLGDDVYAIGDRCSHADVSLSEGEIDPDTCHIECSKHGSSFDLRTGEPDTLPATKPVPVYDVVVDGDDVKVVVS
- the sufC gene encoding Fe-S cluster assembly ATPase SufC; protein product: MSELVIEGLRASVGGMEILRGVDLTVRSGEVHAVMGPNGSGKSTLSHVVMGRPGYEVLGGSVSLDGVDLLALAPWERAAAGLYLAMQYPTEVPGVSVEAMLTEALSAMGRGGSDVAARMRTEAERIGFDERFLSRPVNVDLSGGEKKRNETLQLGVLEPKIAILDEIDSGLDVDALRMVSQVVEVHTKERGLGVLAITHYRRLLTELRADRVHVLSQGRIVASGGPELADELEESGYAGFVEEEGVATETTPFAPAAPRPDEDPFADPLA
- a CDS encoding SUF system NifU family Fe-S cluster assembly protein, with the translated sequence MPGLEDLYREIILDHYRNPRNRGELPTPPAHRSEGFNPLCGDEIVVYLEVDPEGRISDLKIGGQGCSISQSSASMMSSAVKGRTVEEARAVTRAFKALMSIHEHSLDGDDGDGTGTDAPTPDPEVTLGDLEALQGVVKFPVRIKCATLSWNTLSQALDEVAAASS
- a CDS encoding SufS family cysteine desulfurase; translated protein: MTTSTALSAPATLDVAAIRRDFPIYEHHARLGAPFVFLDSAASSQKPRAVLEAMDDYYGTTHANVHRGVYAIAEEATARYEGSRRRIARFIGAASDREVIFAKNVTEALNLVVQSWGRANLRRGDAVLLTEMEHHAMLVPWLMLAEELGLELRHLGTTDDGHLDLSDLDRKLDGVKMLGVTAMSNVLGTINPIRSLADAAHDAGALVLVDGAQHVPHLRTDVAALGADFFAFTGHKVLGPTGIGVLWGREELLDAMPPFLGGGDMISDVRLDGFTPNELPWKFEAGTPPIAEAIGLGVALDELERYGLDAVRAHEVDVTGYAIRTLTERFGERFTVHGPLDANERGGVLSFAFADIHPHDISQVLDQSGVCVRAGHHCAKPLMRRLGVGATARASFYVYNNTDDVDALADALDACSDLFCL
- the sufC gene encoding Fe-S cluster assembly ATPase SufC, which gives rise to MPEPLFVIDDLHVSVADESGDGRVELLRGVDLTVQPGEIHALMGPNGSGKSTLANALLGNPDYTVTSGRLRYKGEDITEWDTDVRAKAGIFLAFQYPQEISGVPVRSFLQQALAARKGIDDLSALETRLAVMEWMGRLDMDPSFADRYLNEGFSGGEKKRNEILQMAILEPDLAILDETDSGLDIDALRVVARGVREVKADRPGMGVILITHYQRILEELEPDVVHVLIDGRIVESGGAELAHKLEAQGYDAWRGQ
- a CDS encoding CHRD domain-containing protein, yielding MRRALLLLVSIALAAAGCGQADGGDVAAGDGRGMASLSANRPAGQFDVELTGAAVVGGQGHPTGSGAAVVTLQPTRGELCYRIDVDGVDEVTSAHLFEGKVGVVGGVVLNLQPPAGGSVDRCVTAPSALLTKVAATPAAFSLHLRTVAHPEGALRGHLRVD
- a CDS encoding M3 family oligoendopeptidase, translated to MSSPTLVTEASDVAWDLTDLLEGVDGPPEQAVDALLDDADQRAQELAALRGRVAELDGPSLVAHMTATAALHEVAGRAASYASLRYAVDTAEPALGALQQRVTERVNAIQTELLFFDLEWAALPDEAVAELLDTEGIEAFRHHLERVRATRPYLLTEPEERVLSEKSVTGSSAWSRLFEELTSAIEVDLDGQSATLGEALSRLLSNDGEVRRRAAEAVTAALAPGLRTRAFIYNTLLHDKAVDDRLRGLPTWVSSRNIANEASDESVEALVAAVRGRYDLPKRWYALKARVLGVERLADHDRMASLATDDGHVGWDEARSIVLDSYASFSPEMADVARRFFDEGWIDAPPRRGKRPGAFCSYTVPSVHPYVFLNYTATRNDVLTLAHELGHGLHAWMARDQGPFHQSTPLTLAETASVFGETVTFGRLLESCETPDARLALLAENIEGGIATVFRQTAMNRFEHAAHTARRTEGELSVERFGELWAESQEEMLGDTVEISEGYRTWWSYVPHFIAVPGYVYAYAYGQLLALSVYRRYTEQGGDFVPRYLHLLSAGGSMAPEDLGRIVGCDLADPEFWDGGLSIIEEQIDAAETAAHEAGRL